One window of Nocardia sp. NBC_00508 genomic DNA carries:
- a CDS encoding class I SAM-dependent methyltransferase encodes MLKAETPPARSGSHRFARRATLRRSLRLLGSFRFEQTDPALFYGGLAADSAAMIADFYADLTGRSLDTATILDVGGGPGYFADEFVRTGARYIPVEPDPSEMHAAGLSVAGAVRGSGMALPFRDDAVDICFSSNVAEHVSKPWVMADEMVRVTRPGGLIVLSYTVWHGPFGGHETGPWHYLGGEYAARRYRRKHGREPKNRFGTSLFAVRAADGLRWAASTPAEVHTVFPRYHPRWAWWLVRIPVVRELFVSNLVVVATKS; translated from the coding sequence GTGCTCAAAGCCGAAACACCCCCCGCCCGCAGTGGCTCGCACCGGTTCGCCCGGCGTGCGACGTTACGCCGGTCGCTGCGGCTACTCGGCAGTTTCCGGTTCGAGCAGACCGATCCCGCGCTGTTCTATGGCGGTTTGGCCGCCGACAGCGCGGCCATGATCGCCGACTTCTACGCCGACCTCACCGGCCGGTCGCTGGACACTGCGACGATTCTCGACGTCGGCGGCGGTCCGGGCTACTTCGCGGACGAGTTCGTCCGCACGGGTGCGCGCTACATCCCGGTGGAGCCTGATCCGTCGGAAATGCACGCGGCGGGGCTTTCGGTGGCCGGTGCGGTCCGCGGGTCCGGGATGGCGCTGCCGTTCCGCGACGACGCGGTGGACATCTGCTTCTCGTCGAACGTCGCCGAGCACGTCTCGAAGCCATGGGTGATGGCCGACGAGATGGTGCGGGTGACCAGGCCGGGCGGCCTGATCGTGCTCTCGTACACCGTGTGGCACGGTCCGTTCGGCGGGCACGAGACCGGACCGTGGCACTACCTCGGTGGTGAGTACGCCGCGCGCCGGTATCGGCGCAAGCACGGGCGGGAACCGAAGAACCGGTTCGGTACATCGCTGTTCGCGGTGCGCGCCGCGGACGGATTGCGCTGGGCCGCAAGCACTCCGGCCGAGGTTCACACGGTCTTCCCTCGATACCACCCGCGCTGGGCCTGGTGGCTGGTGCGGATACCAGTGGTGCGCGAGTTATTCGTGAGCAATCTGGTCGTTGTGGCAACTAAAAGTTAG
- a CDS encoding GlxA family transcriptional regulator: protein MKKVVALALDGVMAFDLASAVQAFRHGPGKTGEPSGFEMRTCGLRPGPVWTPNGFELRVAHGLEAIAEADIVVVPGIGIPTLPTPREALTALRDAAERGATLVSICVGAFILAEAGLLDGRPATTHWAYCDEFAELYPAVKLDPAALYVDDGDVLTSAGLSAGLDLCLHIVRRELGAHAAAELARWNVTAPHREGGQAQYIPDDPGARHVDSGLAATLAWAVSEPTAAVDVSALAAHALMSERTFIRRFKAEVGTTPRRWLDAQRTARARELLETTRLPVEVVAAQSGFGSVTALRVHLRAATGATPAAYRRSLGR, encoded by the coding sequence ATGAAGAAAGTGGTCGCACTCGCGCTGGACGGTGTCATGGCCTTCGACCTGGCCTCTGCCGTACAGGCGTTCCGGCATGGACCAGGTAAGACCGGCGAACCGAGCGGGTTCGAGATGCGGACATGCGGGCTGCGGCCGGGACCGGTGTGGACGCCCAATGGCTTCGAATTGCGGGTGGCACACGGGCTCGAGGCGATTGCGGAGGCCGATATCGTCGTCGTCCCCGGGATCGGCATTCCGACATTGCCCACTCCCCGGGAGGCGCTGACCGCGCTGCGGGATGCGGCCGAGCGCGGCGCGACGCTGGTGAGCATCTGCGTCGGCGCGTTCATCCTCGCCGAGGCGGGTCTGCTGGACGGGCGGCCTGCCACCACACACTGGGCCTATTGCGACGAGTTCGCCGAGTTGTATCCCGCGGTGAAACTGGACCCGGCGGCACTGTATGTCGACGACGGTGACGTGCTCACATCGGCGGGGCTCTCGGCAGGCTTGGACCTGTGCCTGCACATCGTCCGCAGGGAACTCGGCGCACATGCGGCGGCGGAGTTGGCCAGGTGGAATGTCACCGCGCCGCACCGTGAGGGCGGTCAGGCGCAGTACATTCCGGATGATCCCGGCGCTCGCCACGTCGACAGCGGCTTGGCCGCCACGCTGGCCTGGGCGGTCTCCGAACCTACTGCTGCGGTCGACGTTTCGGCGCTGGCCGCGCACGCGTTGATGAGCGAGCGCACGTTCATCCGCCGGTTCAAGGCGGAGGTGGGCACGACACCGCGGCGCTGGCTCGACGCCCAGCGCACCGCACGTGCCCGCGAGCTACTGGAAACTACTCGTTTGCCGGTCGAAGTCGTTGCGGCGCAATCCGGCTTCGGCAGCGTCACCGCCCTGCGGGTACACCTGCGCGCGGCGACGGGAGCCACCCCTGCCGCCTACCGCCGATCACTGGGTCGGTGA
- a CDS encoding aldehyde dehydrogenase, whose protein sequence is MDYDSLFIGGRWTAPATAERVQVISPATEEPVGSVPVVSRADVDAAVAAARHAFDHGPWPATPPQERAAVLTRAARLIEQRSADLLAALTAEVGAPQMIAMTLNQIPAVAALDAYAALAESFPWRETRVGGFGTTRVTREPRGVVAAITAWNVPLFLAANKLAPALLAGCTVVLKPAPLTPITANMLADIFTEAGVPEGVISVLPAEPDAAEYLVSHPGVDKVTFTGSTAVGRKIGAIATGQLKSVSLELGGKSAAILLPDMDIAANIPLLAFSGLMNSGQGCVAQTRILAPRSRYDEILDALVEQVRTMKVGDPNDPSVQLGPLISERQRDRVEGYIAKGKAEGARLVLGGGRPEGLDRGWFVEPTIFADVDNKSTIAQEEIFGPVLSVIPYETEDEAVAIANDSVYGLAGSVWTTDIEHGAEIAARVRTGTYAINWYAFDPSSPFGGYKASGLGRENGPEGLDSFCEQKSLLMPLGWTG, encoded by the coding sequence ATGGATTACGACAGCTTGTTCATCGGCGGCCGCTGGACCGCGCCAGCCACTGCCGAGCGCGTCCAGGTCATCTCGCCGGCCACGGAAGAGCCGGTGGGCAGCGTACCCGTGGTGAGCCGTGCGGACGTGGACGCCGCGGTCGCCGCGGCCAGGCACGCCTTCGACCACGGCCCCTGGCCCGCCACGCCGCCGCAGGAGCGTGCCGCGGTGCTCACCCGGGCTGCACGGCTGATCGAGCAGCGTTCCGCCGACCTGCTCGCCGCGCTGACCGCCGAGGTCGGCGCGCCGCAGATGATCGCCATGACGCTCAACCAGATCCCCGCGGTCGCCGCGCTGGACGCCTACGCGGCCCTGGCCGAGTCCTTCCCGTGGCGCGAAACGCGGGTCGGCGGGTTCGGCACCACACGGGTCACCCGTGAGCCGCGCGGTGTCGTGGCCGCGATCACCGCGTGGAACGTCCCGCTGTTCCTGGCGGCGAACAAGCTCGCTCCCGCCCTGCTGGCCGGTTGCACCGTGGTACTGAAGCCGGCCCCGCTCACGCCGATCACAGCCAATATGCTCGCGGACATCTTCACCGAGGCGGGGGTACCCGAAGGTGTGATCTCGGTGCTGCCTGCCGAGCCCGACGCGGCCGAGTACCTCGTCTCGCACCCCGGCGTGGACAAGGTGACTTTCACCGGAAGCACCGCGGTCGGCAGGAAGATCGGCGCGATCGCCACCGGGCAGCTCAAGAGCGTCTCGCTCGAGCTGGGCGGCAAGTCTGCGGCAATCCTGTTGCCCGACATGGATATCGCGGCCAACATCCCGCTGCTGGCGTTCTCCGGCCTGATGAACAGCGGGCAGGGCTGCGTCGCGCAGACACGCATTCTCGCCCCGCGCAGCCGGTACGACGAAATCCTCGACGCGCTTGTCGAGCAGGTGCGGACGATGAAGGTCGGCGACCCGAACGACCCGAGCGTGCAGCTCGGCCCGCTGATCTCCGAACGCCAGCGCGACCGGGTGGAGGGATACATCGCCAAGGGCAAAGCCGAGGGCGCGCGGCTGGTGCTCGGCGGCGGTCGGCCGGAGGGTCTGGATCGCGGCTGGTTCGTCGAACCGACGATCTTCGCCGACGTGGACAACAAGTCCACCATCGCCCAGGAGGAGATCTTCGGGCCGGTGCTGTCGGTCATCCCGTACGAGACCGAGGACGAGGCCGTGGCCATCGCCAACGACTCGGTGTACGGCCTCGCGGGTTCGGTGTGGACCACCGATATCGAGCACGGCGCCGAGATCGCCGCGCGGGTGCGTACCGGCACCTACGCGATCAACTGGTACGCGTTCGACCCGAGTTCGCCGTTCGGCGGCTACAAGGCATCCGGGCTCGGGCGGGAGAACGGCCCGGAAGGTCTCGACTCGTTCTGCGAGCAGAAATCGCTGCTCATGCCGCTCGGCTGGACCGGGTGA
- a CDS encoding phosphohydrolase, with product MAAPTGIDWEWATRTGGALSKEQRRRLAVETARTLPAVVPNRVRLALGRRGRGKLEFAGLRLPDSKLAVAAETEARESLSPHVLHHSLRTYYFGRVLAGLDGATYDDELVYVSCLLHDLQLEHPTPGRCFAVTGGERAAAFALDAGADPGRAEAIGAAIAAHITPGVADDLSDPGGFVSAGASVDVIGARLAELDQDWVAELLRRHPRHDLKRHVIAAFEAEAEAVPDGRVRWLNGKGFLTMIRMAPFDE from the coding sequence GTGGCCGCACCGACCGGCATCGACTGGGAATGGGCCACCCGCACCGGTGGCGCGCTGTCCAAGGAGCAACGCCGAAGGTTGGCCGTCGAGACCGCCCGAACGCTGCCCGCCGTTGTGCCCAACCGGGTGCGGCTCGCGCTGGGGCGGCGCGGACGCGGCAAACTCGAGTTCGCCGGGCTGCGCCTGCCCGATTCCAAGCTGGCTGTCGCGGCGGAAACCGAAGCGCGCGAATCGCTTTCCCCGCACGTGCTGCACCATTCGCTGCGCACCTACTACTTCGGACGAGTCCTGGCTGGCCTCGACGGCGCCACCTACGACGACGAACTCGTCTACGTCTCCTGCCTGCTGCACGACCTTCAACTCGAACATCCCACGCCAGGACGGTGTTTCGCGGTGACCGGCGGCGAGCGTGCTGCCGCGTTCGCGCTCGATGCGGGTGCCGACCCCGGACGCGCCGAAGCGATCGGCGCGGCCATTGCCGCCCACATCACCCCCGGCGTCGCCGACGATCTCAGCGACCCCGGCGGCTTCGTCTCCGCGGGCGCGTCGGTTGACGTGATCGGCGCGCGACTGGCGGAACTGGACCAGGACTGGGTCGCCGAGCTACTGCGGCGGCACCCGCGCCACGACCTCAAACGGCACGTGATCGCGGCCTTCGAGGCGGAGGCCGAGGCTGTGCCGGACGGCAGGGTGCGCTGGCTCAACGGCAAGGGCTTCCTGACCATGATCCGGATGGCGCCGTTCGACGAATAG
- a CDS encoding glycosyltransferase family 4 protein: MREVLLLCWRDTGHPQGGGSERYLEQVGAQLAARGVKVTLRTARYPGAPRQERIDGIDISRAGGRYTVYPRALAALLLARVGLGPLRGVRPDAVIDTQNGIPFFATVATKAASVVLVHHGHREQWPVAGRLVGRIGWWIESRLSPRVHRDNQYLTVSLPSAEELATLGVDGSRIAVVRNGAEPVPVDAPTGAAETRTEEPTVVVLSRLVPHKQIEDALAAVARLRDRIPRLRVDVIGDGWWADNLKDNARELGIADAVTFHGHVDERRKHELLARAWLHVLPSRKEGWGLAVIEAAQHGVPTVGYRSSRGLTDSIVDGATGILVDDVTQLADAVGELLDDPEARTVMGEKARARAREFSWEQTGNGVYEVLAAAARGEHTAGLIAARAVD; encoded by the coding sequence GTGCGCGAAGTCCTCCTGCTCTGCTGGCGTGACACCGGACACCCACAGGGCGGCGGCAGCGAGCGGTACCTCGAGCAGGTCGGCGCGCAGCTCGCGGCACGCGGGGTCAAAGTCACCTTGCGCACCGCCCGGTATCCAGGGGCGCCCCGACAGGAACGCATCGACGGCATCGACATCAGCCGGGCGGGCGGCCGCTACACCGTGTATCCGCGGGCGTTGGCCGCCCTCCTGCTCGCGAGGGTCGGCCTTGGCCCGCTGCGCGGTGTGCGCCCGGACGCGGTGATCGACACCCAGAACGGCATCCCGTTCTTCGCCACCGTCGCCACCAAGGCGGCATCGGTGGTACTGGTGCACCACGGCCACCGCGAGCAGTGGCCGGTGGCCGGTCGGCTGGTCGGCCGGATCGGCTGGTGGATCGAGTCCCGGCTGTCGCCGCGGGTGCACCGGGACAACCAATACCTGACCGTGTCACTGCCTTCGGCCGAGGAATTGGCCACGCTCGGTGTAGACGGTTCGCGAATCGCGGTGGTGCGCAACGGAGCTGAACCGGTTCCAGTCGACGCACCCACGGGCGCCGCGGAAACGCGGACCGAGGAACCGACCGTCGTGGTGCTCTCCCGCCTGGTGCCGCACAAGCAGATCGAGGACGCGCTCGCCGCCGTCGCCCGGCTGCGCGACCGCATTCCCCGGCTGCGCGTCGACGTGATCGGCGACGGCTGGTGGGCGGACAACTTGAAGGACAACGCCCGCGAACTCGGCATCGCCGACGCAGTCACGTTCCATGGCCACGTGGACGAACGCCGCAAACACGAACTGCTCGCCCGCGCGTGGCTGCACGTGCTGCCTTCGCGCAAGGAAGGTTGGGGACTCGCGGTGATCGAGGCCGCACAGCACGGTGTGCCGACCGTCGGCTACCGCAGTTCGCGTGGGCTCACCGATTCCATCGTCGACGGCGCCACCGGCATCCTGGTGGACGACGTCACGCAGTTGGCCGATGCCGTCGGCGAGCTGCTGGACGATCCGGAGGCGCGCACGGTCATGGGCGAGAAGGCCCGCGCCCGCGCCCGCGAATTCTCTTGGGAGCAGACCGGAAACGGAGTCTACGAAGTGCTGGCCGCCGCCGCCCGCGGTGAGCACACCGCGGGATTGATCGCGGCGCGGGCAGTCGATTGA